The following proteins come from a genomic window of Thiothrix winogradskyi:
- the rpsQ gene encoding 30S ribosomal protein S17, whose product MTVSEEAKVERSLMGRVVSNKMDKSIVVLMERQVKHPMYGKFIKRSKKYHVHDENNECREGDTVMFKECRPLSKTKHWTLIKVVERAPGQA is encoded by the coding sequence ATGACTGTTAGCGAAGAAGCAAAAGTTGAACGCAGCCTGATGGGTCGTGTAGTCAGTAACAAGATGGACAAGTCAATCGTGGTGCTGATGGAACGTCAAGTAAAGCATCCAATGTACGGTAAGTTCATTAAGCGTTCTAAAAAATACCATGTTCACGACGAAAACAATGAATGTCGTGAAGGTGATACCGTAATGTTCAAGGAATGCCGTCCTTTGTCGAAGACAAAGCACTGGACCTTGATCAAAGTTGTTGAACGCGCCCCAGGCCAAGCATAA
- the rplN gene encoding 50S ribosomal protein L14 codes for MIQMQSILQVADNSGAKRVMCIKVLGGSHRRYAGIGDIIKVSIKDAIPRGKVKKGDVYNAVIVRTAHGVRRNDGSKIRFDGNAAVLLNNKLDPIGTRIFGPVTRELRGEKFMKIISLAPEVL; via the coding sequence ATGATCCAGATGCAATCCATTCTGCAAGTTGCAGATAACAGTGGTGCCAAACGAGTTATGTGCATCAAAGTTCTGGGCGGTTCTCATCGTCGTTATGCAGGCATTGGTGACATCATCAAAGTCAGCATTAAAGATGCGATTCCGCGCGGTAAAGTTAAAAAAGGCGATGTTTACAACGCTGTGATCGTGCGTACTGCTCACGGTGTGCGTCGTAATGATGGCTCTAAAATCCGTTTCGATGGTAATGCCGCAGTCCTGCTGAATAACAAGCTCGACCCGATCGGTACTCGTATTTTTGGGCCTGTCACTCGCGAATTGCGTGGTGAGAAGTTCATGAAGATTATTTCCCTAGCACCTGAAGTGCTGTAA
- the rplX gene encoding 50S ribosomal protein L24 — MRKIRSNDEVVVITGKDKGRRGKIMQVLVDEGKVLVQGINRVKKHVKPNPNAGIQGGIIEKEMPMDTSNVMLVNPATGKGDRVGFKLLDDGKKIRVFKSNGERVDA; from the coding sequence ATGCGTAAAATTCGCAGTAATGACGAAGTAGTTGTCATCACCGGCAAAGATAAAGGCCGTCGCGGCAAGATCATGCAGGTGTTGGTAGACGAAGGTAAGGTTTTGGTTCAAGGTATTAACCGTGTTAAAAAACACGTTAAGCCTAATCCAAATGCAGGTATTCAAGGCGGCATTATTGAAAAAGAAATGCCAATGGATACTTCAAATGTGATGCTGGTTAACCCTGCTACTGGCAAGGGCGACCGCGTTGGATTCAAGCTCCTGGACGATGGTAAGAAAATCCGTGTCTTTAAGTCCAATGGTGAGCGCGTAGACGCTTAA
- the rplE gene encoding 50S ribosomal protein L5: protein MSRLQQYYRDTVIKELMDKFGYNNVMEVPKLVKVSLNMGLGEAVGDKKIIEHATGDMSKIAGQKPVVTLSRKSVAGFKIRDGWPIGCMVTLRGEKMYEFIDRLVNISIPRIRDFRGLNARAFDGRGNYNMGIKEQIIFPEIEYDKIDALRGMNITIATTAKNNEEGKALLEAFKFPFRQQ from the coding sequence ATGTCGAGACTGCAACAGTATTACCGCGATACTGTCATCAAAGAATTGATGGACAAGTTCGGGTACAACAATGTGATGGAAGTGCCGAAGCTGGTGAAAGTCAGCCTGAACATGGGTTTGGGTGAAGCTGTCGGTGATAAGAAGATTATTGAACATGCAACCGGTGATATGTCTAAAATCGCAGGTCAAAAACCTGTTGTGACATTGAGCCGTAAATCAGTGGCGGGTTTCAAAATCCGTGACGGTTGGCCGATTGGCTGTATGGTAACGCTTCGTGGCGAGAAAATGTACGAGTTCATTGACCGTCTCGTTAATATTTCCATCCCCCGTATCCGTGACTTCCGTGGTCTCAATGCGCGTGCATTTGATGGTCGTGGCAACTACAACATGGGCATCAAAGAACAGATCATCTTCCCAGAGATCGAGTACGATAAAATTGATGCACTGCGTGGTATGAACATTACGATTGCGACTACCGCAAAAAACAACGAAGAAGGGAAAGCGCTGCTTGAAGCATTCAAATTCCCTTTCCGTCAGCAGTAA
- the rpsN gene encoding 30S ribosomal protein S14 yields the protein MAKKSMIARETRRTAAVEKFAAKRDELKAIISNPESSYEAVMEAVDKLQKLPRDSSPVRQMTRCRLTGRPHAVYRKFGLCRNKLREAAMRGDVPGLTKASW from the coding sequence ATGGCTAAGAAATCCATGATTGCTCGTGAAACGCGCCGTACTGCTGCTGTTGAAAAATTCGCAGCCAAGCGTGATGAGCTGAAAGCTATTATCAGTAACCCAGAAAGCTCCTATGAAGCTGTGATGGAAGCTGTTGATAAGCTGCAAAAGTTACCACGTGACAGCAGTCCGGTTCGTCAAATGACCCGTTGCCGTCTGACCGGTCGTCCACATGCTGTTTACCGCAAATTCGGTCTATGCCGTAATAAATTGCGCGAAGCTGCCATGCGTGGCGATGTGCCTGGTTTGACCAAAGCAAGTTGGTAA
- the rpsH gene encoding 30S ribosomal protein S8: MSMSDPIADMLTRIRNGQMATKASVKFPSSKQKTAILEVLQSEGYVAEFATDAVDGKPVTTVKLKYFQGKPVITKVKRISRPGLRIFRGADELPTVMGGYGIAIVSTSKGVMSGRVAKASGQGGEVICTVE, encoded by the coding sequence ATGAGTATGAGTGATCCTATCGCCGACATGCTGACCCGCATTCGTAACGGTCAAATGGCAACCAAGGCGAGCGTCAAATTTCCGTCTTCTAAACAGAAAACGGCGATTCTAGAAGTATTACAAAGCGAAGGTTATGTTGCTGAATTTGCAACAGATGCAGTCGATGGCAAGCCTGTTACAACAGTCAAGCTGAAGTATTTCCAAGGCAAACCAGTTATCACTAAAGTGAAGCGCATTAGCCGTCCAGGTTTGCGTATTTTCCGTGGTGCAGATGAGCTGCCAACAGTTATGGGTGGTTACGGTATTGCTATCGTTTCCACATCCAAAGGCGTCATGAGTGGTCGCGTCGCCAAGGCTTCTGGCCAGGGTGGCGAAGTCATTTGCACGGTTGAATAA
- the rplF gene encoding 50S ribosomal protein L6, protein MSRIAKKALTVPQGVEVSISGQSLKVKGGKGSFDFAVHDAVEVSQEDNVLKFKAKRDGDSAGWALAGTTRALANNMVIGVSQGFEKKLQLVGVGYRAQAQGNKLNLSLGFSHPVVHDMPEGITVETPSQTEILIRGSDKQKVGQVAAEVRAYRPPEPYKGKGVKYSDEVILRKETKKKK, encoded by the coding sequence ATGTCTAGAATTGCAAAGAAAGCGCTGACTGTGCCACAAGGTGTGGAAGTTAGCATCAGCGGGCAAAGCCTGAAAGTCAAAGGCGGCAAAGGCTCTTTTGATTTCGCAGTGCACGACGCTGTAGAAGTTTCACAAGAAGACAATGTACTGAAGTTTAAAGCTAAGCGTGACGGCGATTCTGCTGGTTGGGCATTAGCGGGTACTACACGCGCATTGGCAAACAACATGGTGATTGGCGTTAGCCAAGGCTTTGAGAAAAAATTGCAATTGGTTGGGGTCGGTTATCGTGCCCAAGCACAAGGCAATAAATTAAATCTCAGCTTGGGTTTCTCCCACCCTGTGGTACACGATATGCCAGAAGGCATTACGGTCGAAACCCCTAGTCAGACAGAAATTCTGATCCGTGGTAGCGATAAGCAGAAAGTTGGTCAAGTTGCGGCAGAAGTTCGTGCATACCGTCCACCAGAGCCTTACAAAGGCAAGGGTGTGAAGTATTCAGACGAAGTTATTCTGCGTAAAGAGACCAAGAAGAAGAAGTAA
- the rplR gene encoding 50S ribosomal protein L18, with translation MDKKTSRIRRGKRSRMKMRELRVNRLSIHRTSLHIYAQVVSSDGFQVLASASTLDKDLKAGLDYTGNVAAAMAVGKLVAERALAKGIDAVAFDRSGFKYHGRIKALADSAREAGLKF, from the coding sequence ATGGACAAGAAAACATCCCGCATCCGTCGTGGTAAGCGTAGCCGCATGAAAATGCGTGAGTTGCGTGTTAACCGTCTGAGTATTCACCGTACTTCTCTGCATATCTATGCACAAGTGGTGAGTTCCGATGGTTTTCAAGTACTGGCTTCAGCTTCCACGCTGGATAAAGACCTGAAAGCAGGTTTGGACTACACTGGCAACGTTGCTGCTGCTATGGCAGTGGGTAAGTTGGTTGCTGAGCGTGCATTGGCAAAAGGTATTGACGCGGTTGCTTTTGATCGCTCTGGTTTTAAATATCATGGTCGCATCAAGGCGCTGGCAGATAGCGCTCGTGAAGCCGGTCTGAAATTCTAA
- the rpsE gene encoding 30S ribosomal protein S5, which yields MAKAEHTSAPSDGLQEKLVKVNRVAKTVKGGRIMSFTALTVVGDGNGRVGFGYGKAREVPAAIQKAMDQARRNMVTVSLVDGTLQYPIKYEQGAARIYMQPASEGTGVIAGGAMRAVLEVAGVRNVLSKCQGTRNAGNVVRTTIAALGSMQSPEMIAAKRGKAVADIKG from the coding sequence ATGGCGAAGGCAGAACATACATCAGCACCATCTGACGGCTTGCAAGAAAAGTTGGTTAAAGTTAACCGCGTTGCTAAGACTGTTAAGGGTGGTCGTATCATGAGTTTCACTGCGTTGACCGTAGTGGGCGATGGTAATGGTCGCGTGGGTTTTGGTTACGGTAAGGCGCGTGAAGTGCCTGCGGCTATCCAAAAAGCAATGGATCAAGCACGTCGTAACATGGTGACAGTTTCTTTGGTAGACGGTACTTTACAATACCCTATCAAATACGAACAGGGCGCAGCACGTATTTACATGCAGCCAGCTTCTGAAGGTACAGGCGTTATCGCAGGTGGTGCGATGCGTGCAGTTCTGGAAGTTGCGGGAGTGCGTAACGTACTGTCCAAATGCCAAGGCACACGTAATGCAGGCAATGTGGTACGTACTACTATCGCAGCGTTAGGTTCAATGCAGTCACCTGAAATGATTGCAGCGAAACGCGGCAAAGCCGTTGCAGACATTAAGGGGTAA
- the rpmD gene encoding 50S ribosomal protein L30 has product MTSAKQLNVTLYRSLNGRLKAHQQCARGLGIRKIHNTVTVTDTPENRGMINKISYMLKVEEA; this is encoded by the coding sequence ATGACTTCCGCAAAACAACTCAACGTGACGTTATACCGCAGTCTGAATGGTCGCTTGAAAGCGCATCAGCAGTGTGCGCGTGGTCTTGGTATCCGCAAGATTCATAATACGGTTACTGTGACTGACACCCCTGAAAACCGTGGCATGATCAACAAGATTTCCTACATGCTCAAGGTTGAGGAAGCTTAA
- the rplO gene encoding 50S ribosomal protein L15, with product MKLNTLQPELGSRTSPLRVGRGIGSGLGKTAGRGHKGQKSRKGGFHHRKGFEGGQMPMHRRLPKFGFVSRIGQRTAEVRLSELAQVEGDVIDLAGLIAANVVDARTLQAKIILSGEVAKAVTVKGVGVTKGARAAIEAAGGKIEE from the coding sequence ATGAAATTGAATACGCTACAACCTGAACTGGGTAGCCGCACTAGCCCTCTTCGTGTAGGCCGTGGTATTGGCTCTGGTCTGGGTAAAACTGCTGGCCGTGGTCATAAAGGTCAAAAGTCCCGTAAAGGTGGTTTCCATCACCGTAAAGGTTTTGAGGGTGGTCAGATGCCTATGCATCGTCGTCTGCCTAAGTTTGGCTTTGTCTCCCGCATTGGTCAGCGTACCGCTGAGGTTCGTTTGAGCGAGTTGGCTCAAGTGGAAGGCGATGTGATTGATCTGGCTGGTCTGATTGCTGCGAATGTGGTTGATGCGCGTACCTTGCAAGCTAAAATTATTCTTTCTGGTGAAGTTGCGAAAGCGGTCACTGTAAAGGGTGTTGGCGTGACTAAGGGCGCACGTGCCGCTATCGAAGCAGCAGGCGGCAAAATCGAAGAATAA
- the secY gene encoding preprotein translocase subunit SecY yields the protein MRKNPTGSLGGFRNMVEIRQRLVFVLLALIVYRIGTYIPVPGVNPAAMAQFFDQNNGTILGVFNMFSGGALERLSVFALGIMPYISASIIMQLMATVVPTLEQIKKEGESGRRKITQYTRYGTVVLALFQSFGVAIALGGTDAGNGQTIALNPGIGFTITTVVTLVTGTLFLMWLGEQITERGIGNGISLIIFAGIVAGLPAAIGGTLELVNTGELHSLFVIGLLLLVLAVTAFVIFVERGQRRITVNYANRQQGRKMMMGQQSSHLPLKLNMAGVIPPIFASSIILFPATLGQWFGNAEGMGWLKGFFDMLKPGEPVYVLLYAAAIVFFCFFYTALVFNSRETADNLKKAGAFIPGIRPGEQTSKYIDGVMTRLTAVGAIYITLVCLLPEFLILGWNVPFYFGGTSLLIIVVVVMDFLSQLQAHMMSHQYEGLMKKANFKAQTRPGTVR from the coding sequence ATGCGCAAGAACCCTACAGGTTCCCTTGGGGGCTTTAGAAACATGGTTGAAATCCGCCAGCGGCTAGTTTTTGTGCTGCTGGCGTTGATCGTTTACCGCATTGGTACCTATATTCCTGTTCCTGGTGTAAATCCTGCGGCTATGGCGCAATTTTTTGACCAGAACAACGGTACAATTCTCGGCGTTTTTAATATGTTTTCAGGTGGTGCATTAGAGCGCCTGAGCGTATTTGCACTGGGGATTATGCCGTATATCTCAGCTTCCATCATTATGCAGTTGATGGCGACGGTTGTTCCGACATTGGAGCAGATCAAGAAAGAAGGTGAGTCTGGTCGCCGTAAAATCACGCAATATACGCGCTACGGCACTGTGGTCTTGGCTTTGTTCCAAAGCTTTGGGGTCGCGATTGCTTTGGGTGGTACCGATGCGGGCAATGGTCAAACAATTGCTTTGAATCCCGGTATTGGGTTCACGATTACGACGGTTGTTACCTTGGTGACAGGCACGCTATTCCTGATGTGGTTGGGAGAGCAGATTACCGAGCGTGGTATCGGTAATGGTATTTCTTTGATCATTTTTGCGGGTATTGTTGCAGGTTTGCCTGCTGCTATTGGTGGCACGTTAGAGTTGGTGAATACCGGCGAATTGCATTCCCTGTTTGTGATCGGCCTGTTGTTACTGGTGTTGGCTGTTACCGCATTCGTGATTTTTGTGGAGCGTGGTCAGCGTCGGATCACCGTGAATTACGCTAACCGTCAGCAAGGTCGCAAAATGATGATGGGGCAGCAGTCCAGTCATTTGCCTTTGAAATTGAATATGGCAGGGGTTATTCCGCCGATTTTTGCTTCTAGTATTATTTTGTTCCCGGCAACACTTGGGCAATGGTTTGGTAATGCAGAAGGTATGGGGTGGTTGAAAGGCTTTTTTGATATGTTAAAGCCTGGTGAGCCAGTTTATGTCTTGCTTTATGCCGCAGCTATTGTATTCTTCTGCTTCTTTTATACAGCCTTGGTATTCAACTCGCGTGAAACCGCTGATAATTTGAAAAAAGCAGGTGCTTTTATTCCTGGTATTAGACCGGGTGAACAAACATCTAAATACATTGATGGTGTCATGACTCGCTTGACCGCAGTTGGCGCTATCTACATTACATTGGTCTGTCTGTTGCCTGAATTCCTGATTTTGGGCTGGAATGTTCCTTTCTACTTTGGGGGAACTTCACTGCTGATCATCGTGGTTGTGGTCATGGATTTCTTGTCTCAGTTACAAGCACACATGATGTCACACCAGTACGAGGGTCTGATGAAAAAGGCCAATTTCAAAGCGCAGACACGCCCCGGCACAGTGCGCTGA
- the rpmJ gene encoding 50S ribosomal protein L36 has product MKVRASVKKLCRNCRVIRRNGVVRIICSDPRHKQRQG; this is encoded by the coding sequence ATGAAGGTTCGAGCTTCAGTTAAAAAATTGTGCCGTAACTGCCGGGTTATCCGCAGAAACGGTGTAGTTCGCATTATCTGTTCTGACCCACGCCACAAACAGCGTCAAGGTTAA
- the rpsM gene encoding 30S ribosomal protein S13, which produces MARIAGINLPVNKHVVIGLTAIYGVGRPRAADICKAADVVPSTKIRELSEDQVERLRLEVGKLLVEGDLRREVSMNIKRLMDMGCYRGIRHRRGLPMRGQRTKTNARTRKGPRRPIRK; this is translated from the coding sequence ATGGCTCGTATTGCGGGTATCAATCTTCCTGTCAATAAGCACGTAGTGATCGGTTTGACCGCCATTTATGGCGTTGGTCGTCCACGTGCTGCTGACATTTGTAAGGCGGCGGATGTTGTGCCAAGCACTAAGATTCGTGAGCTGAGTGAAGACCAAGTTGAACGTTTGCGTCTTGAAGTAGGTAAACTCCTAGTTGAAGGCGATTTGCGTCGTGAAGTTTCCATGAACATCAAACGTTTGATGGACATGGGTTGCTATCGTGGCATCCGCCACAGACGTGGCCTGCCTATGCGCGGTCAGCGTACCAAGACTAACGCGCGTACCCGTAAAGGCCCGCGTCGTCCTATTCGCAAATAA
- the rpsK gene encoding 30S ribosomal protein S11, which yields MARQPRKGATVNLRKKVKKTVTDGVAHVHASFNNTIVTITDRQGNALAWATSGGSGFRGSRKSTPFAAQVAAERAGNAAKDYGLKNLDVEVKGPGPGRESAVRALNSVGFRINSIVDVTPIPHNGCRPPKKRRV from the coding sequence ATGGCAAGACAGCCTAGAAAAGGTGCAACTGTTAATCTTCGTAAGAAGGTCAAGAAAACTGTCACTGACGGTGTTGCACACGTCCATGCATCCTTTAATAACACTATTGTGACTATCACCGACCGCCAAGGCAACGCATTGGCATGGGCTACCTCTGGTGGCTCTGGTTTCCGTGGTTCACGTAAAAGTACCCCGTTTGCGGCACAGGTTGCTGCTGAACGTGCGGGTAACGCAGCGAAAGATTATGGTTTGAAAAACCTTGATGTCGAAGTCAAAGGTCCGGGCCCTGGTCGTGAATCTGCGGTACGTGCCCTGAACAGCGTTGGCTTCAGAATTAACAGCATTGTGGATGTAACGCCGATCCCGCATAACGGCTGCCGTCCACCTAAGAAACGTCGTGTGTAG
- the rpsD gene encoding 30S ribosomal protein S4, with the protein MARYIGPTCKLSRREGTDLFLKSRSVSLEKKCKLDKVPGQHGENKARLSDYGVQLREKQKVRRMYGVLERQFSNYFKESARRKGSTGENLLKLLECRLDNVVYRMGYGSTRAESRQLVSHKAITVNGQSVNIPSYQVKAGDVVAVREKSKKQTRIQDSVAVAEQLGFPSWVEVDAKGLSGTFKSVPDRSDLPAEINESLIVELYSK; encoded by the coding sequence ATGGCACGTTATATTGGCCCTACCTGCAAACTGAGCAGACGCGAAGGCACTGACCTTTTCCTGAAAAGCCGCAGTGTTTCCCTCGAAAAGAAATGTAAACTGGATAAAGTTCCGGGTCAGCACGGCGAAAATAAAGCTCGTCTATCTGACTACGGCGTTCAGTTGCGTGAAAAGCAAAAAGTTCGCCGTATGTACGGTGTCCTAGAACGTCAGTTCAGCAACTACTTTAAAGAGTCTGCACGCCGCAAAGGTTCTACGGGTGAAAACCTGTTGAAGCTGCTGGAATGCCGTCTTGATAACGTCGTTTACCGCATGGGTTATGGTTCTACTCGCGCTGAATCCCGTCAATTGGTTAGCCATAAAGCTATTACCGTTAACGGTCAGTCAGTGAACATCCCATCCTACCAGGTTAAAGCCGGTGATGTCGTAGCGGTTCGCGAAAAGTCCAAAAAGCAAACCCGTATACAGGATTCTGTCGCTGTAGCGGAACAACTTGGCTTCCCATCTTGGGTTGAAGTTGATGCAAAGGGATTGTCAGGTACGTTTAAATCTGTACCAGACCGTAGCGATCTGCCAGCCGAAATTAATGAATCACTGATCGTGGAATTGTACTCCAAATAA
- a CDS encoding DNA-directed RNA polymerase subunit alpha: protein MTSKTTELLKPRNVHVQETGLNTYRITLEPLERGFGHTLGNALRRILLSSIPGSAVTEVQIAGVVHEYTSIEGVQEDVVEILLNLKNLAIRLNARDEATLTLKKKGKGVVTAADIECDHDVDIINPNHVIAHITKDDTDLEMSLTITRGRGYQPASVRRGPDSPELPLGTLVLDASYSPITRVAYNVDSARVEQRTDMDKLVLEIQTNGSVNAEESIGMAAQILQQQLAVFFDLRIEEPVRREESQPEIDPILLRPVDDLELTVRSANCLKAENLFYIGDLVQRTETELLKTPNLGKKSLTEIKDVLAQHGLTLGAKLDSWPPAGLDHRDSKVA, encoded by the coding sequence ATGACCTCGAAAACAACAGAATTGCTGAAACCACGCAATGTTCATGTGCAAGAGACAGGTTTAAATACCTATCGTATTACGCTTGAGCCATTAGAGCGTGGTTTTGGTCACACGTTGGGTAATGCCTTGCGCCGTATCTTGCTGTCCTCTATTCCGGGCAGTGCGGTAACGGAAGTGCAAATTGCTGGCGTGGTACACGAATACACCAGTATAGAAGGTGTGCAAGAAGATGTGGTTGAGATTCTGTTGAATCTCAAAAACTTGGCAATTCGCCTCAATGCCCGCGATGAAGCAACCTTGACCCTGAAGAAAAAAGGCAAGGGCGTTGTAACTGCAGCGGATATTGAGTGTGACCATGATGTGGACATCATTAATCCTAATCATGTGATTGCACACATAACCAAGGATGACACTGATCTGGAAATGAGCCTGACCATTACCCGTGGTCGTGGTTATCAGCCAGCATCAGTACGCCGTGGCCCAGACTCTCCTGAGTTGCCGTTAGGCACTTTGGTGTTGGATGCCAGCTACAGCCCAATTACGCGCGTTGCCTACAATGTGGATAGCGCCCGTGTTGAGCAGCGTACTGACATGGACAAGCTGGTGCTGGAAATCCAAACGAATGGTTCCGTTAACGCGGAAGAATCCATTGGGATGGCAGCACAGATTCTGCAACAGCAATTGGCAGTATTCTTCGATCTACGTATTGAAGAGCCGGTTCGCCGTGAAGAATCTCAACCAGAAATTGACCCGATTCTGTTGCGTCCGGTTGACGATCTGGAACTGACTGTACGTTCAGCTAACTGCCTGAAAGCAGAGAACCTGTTCTACATCGGTGATCTCGTACAACGTACTGAGACTGAATTGCTGAAGACTCCGAATCTGGGCAAAAAGTCTTTGACTGAAATTAAAGATGTGCTGGCACAGCATGGTCTGACACTGGGAGCTAAGCTGGATAGCTGGCCTCCGGCAGGTCTCGATCACCGTGACAGCAAAGTGGCTTAA
- the rplQ gene encoding 50S ribosomal protein L17: protein MRHRNTGRQLSRDSSARKALLQALTNSLLRHETIKTTLPKAKELRRVAEPLITRAKEDSVHNRRIAFSRLRDKEVVGKLFNDLGPRFKERQGGYLRIIKCGFRAGDNAPMAYVALVDEADAAQAAAE, encoded by the coding sequence ATGCGTCACCGTAATACTGGTCGTCAATTAAGCCGCGACAGCAGCGCCCGTAAAGCCCTGCTGCAAGCGCTGACCAACTCACTGCTTCGTCACGAGACGATCAAAACAACTCTGCCAAAGGCGAAAGAATTGCGTCGTGTAGCGGAGCCACTGATCACCCGTGCGAAAGAAGACTCTGTTCACAACCGCCGTATCGCTTTTTCACGCTTGCGTGACAAGGAAGTAGTTGGCAAACTGTTTAACGATCTTGGTCCGCGCTTTAAAGAGCGTCAAGGTGGTTATCTGCGTATCATCAAGTGCGGTTTCCGTGCGGGTGACAATGCGCCGATGGCTTACGTTGCACTGGTTGATGAAGCAGACGCTGCGCAAGCCGCAGCCGAGTAA
- the bioB gene encoding biotin synthase BioB: MPELRHDWRIEEINALLAMPFSDLMFAAHQVHRENFPVNQVQVSTLLSIKTGACPEDCGYCSQSAKHDTSLEREKLLPLQEVIDSAKTAQVQGATRFCMGAAWRNPTDKNLERVIEMVQAVKGLGMETCVTLGMLTDRQADRLKNAGLDYYNHNLDTSPEFYGNVISTRTFQDRLDTLEHVRNAGINVCSGGILGMGEIRQDRARLLQQLANMKFHPESVPINDLVKIEGTPLAGVEKLDPFEFIRTVAAARIMMPKSYVRLSAGRTEMTDEMQAWCFFAGANSIFYGEKLLTTDNPGASHDRQLFARLGIQVETGQAGSVHM; the protein is encoded by the coding sequence ATGCCTGAATTACGTCATGATTGGCGCATCGAAGAAATCAACGCTTTGTTAGCCATGCCATTCAGTGATTTGATGTTTGCTGCGCATCAAGTGCACCGAGAAAACTTCCCAGTCAATCAGGTGCAAGTGAGTACCTTGCTGAGTATCAAAACCGGCGCGTGCCCGGAAGATTGCGGCTATTGTTCGCAAAGTGCGAAACACGACACCTCGCTGGAACGTGAAAAGTTATTGCCACTACAGGAAGTCATCGACTCTGCTAAAACCGCGCAAGTACAGGGTGCAACCCGTTTTTGCATGGGGGCTGCGTGGCGCAATCCTACCGACAAGAACCTTGAGCGCGTCATCGAAATGGTGCAAGCGGTCAAAGGCTTAGGGATGGAAACCTGCGTTACTTTGGGCATGTTGACTGACCGTCAGGCAGACCGTCTCAAAAATGCTGGGTTGGATTACTACAATCACAACCTCGATACCTCGCCGGAATTCTACGGTAACGTAATTTCCACTCGCACCTTCCAAGACCGTTTGGATACCTTGGAGCATGTACGTAATGCGGGCATCAACGTCTGTTCCGGCGGTATTTTGGGCATGGGTGAAATCCGTCAAGACCGTGCGCGTTTATTGCAGCAATTGGCGAATATGAAATTTCACCCCGAATCCGTGCCTATCAATGATTTGGTTAAAATCGAAGGCACACCATTGGCGGGAGTGGAAAAACTTGACCCGTTTGAGTTCATCCGTACCGTCGCAGCAGCGCGTATTATGATGCCGAAATCTTATGTGCGTTTATCGGCTGGTCGTACCGAGATGACCGATGAAATGCAGGCGTGGTGTTTCTTTGCCGGTGCCAATTCTATTTTCTATGGCGAAAAATTATTGACCACTGACAACCCCGGCGCAAGCCACGACCGGCAACTGTTTGCACGTCTGGGGATTCAGGTGGAAACAGGGCAGGCTGGCAGCGTTCACATGTAA